The following coding sequences lie in one Arachis hypogaea cultivar Tifrunner chromosome 4, arahy.Tifrunner.gnm2.J5K5, whole genome shotgun sequence genomic window:
- the LOC112796932 gene encoding uncharacterized protein isoform X2 — protein sequence MNRLVKKSVSNFFALKIPSKSLCTGVVKVPGSNVAEILNENEKENTTSNSIKQYDIAIVGGGMVGMALASFLASVPMTKQLSVAIIDSNPALSGSMSIKKEDPPDPRVSTVTPATISFMKDAGAWKYVEQNRHAYFDKMQVWDYTGLGYARYNARDVNKDLLGYVAENKVLHSALLSCIQDSDFKRTIYPLRLNSMTLNRSSMSLVEENMSSRESSSAQGQCARLQLSDGNSIYAKLGPTEENHVLENWQDSKQLDGTILRMQSSAQ from the exons ATGAACAG ACTGGTGAAGAAGAGTGTTTCAAATTTCTTTGCGTTGAAAATTCCAAGCAAGTCCCTTTGTACCGGGGTTGTCAAAGTTCCTGGTTCCAATGTTGCTGAAATTCTCAAT GAGAATGAGAAGGAGAACACCACAAGCAATAGTATTAAACAATATGATATTGCTATTGTAGGAGGAGGCATGGTTGGCATGGCTTTGGCATCTTTCTTGG CAAGTGTGCCAATGACTAAGCAGTTGAGTGTTGCAATTATTGATAGCAATCCTGCTCTCAGTGGTAGCATGAGCATTAAGAAGGAAGATCCCCCTGATCCAAGAGTCAGTACAGTAACTCCAGCAACTATATCTTTTATGAAAG ATGCTGGTGCTTGGAAATATGTTGAGCAAAATAGACATGCATATTTTGACAAAATGCAG GTCTGGGATTATACTGGGCTGGGGTATGCTAGATACAATGCAAGAGATGTAAATAAAGACTTGCTTGG GTATGTAGCAGAGAATAAAGTTCTCCATAGTGCCTTATTGTCATGCATACAG GATTCTGATTTCAAGAGAACAATATATCCATTGAGGTTAAATTCAATGACTTTGAACCGAAGCAGCATGTCTCTAGTGGAGGAGAATATGAGCAGCAGAGAATCATCATCTGCTCAAGGCCAATGTGCAAGGCTGCAACTTAGTGATGGCAATAGCATATATGCAAA GTTGGGGCCGACGGAGGAAAATCACGTGTTAGAGAATTGGCAGGATTCAAAACAACTGGATGGAACTATTCTCAGAATGCAATCATCTGCACAGTAG
- the LOC112796932 gene encoding uncharacterized protein isoform X1 encodes MNRLVKKSVSNFFALKIPSKSLCTGVVKVPGSNVAEILNENEKENTTSNSIKQYDIAIVGGGMVGMALASFLASVPMTKQLSVAIIDSNPALSGSMSIKKEDPPDPRVSTVTPATISFMKDAGAWKYVEQNRHAYFDKMQVWDYTGLGYARYNARDVNKDLLGYVAENKVLHSALLSCIQDSDFKRTIYPLRLNSMTLNRSSMSLVEENMSSRESSSAQGQCARLQLSDGNSIYAKLVVGADGGKSRVRELAGFKTTGWNYSQNAIICTVEHPSENRCAWQRFLPTGPIALLPIGDKFSNIVWTMSPTESNQRKSITEEEFLKDVNSALDYGCGPHPTSSLSGTRDVFSWFQMDTTVSANESFEVPPKIT; translated from the exons ATGAACAG ACTGGTGAAGAAGAGTGTTTCAAATTTCTTTGCGTTGAAAATTCCAAGCAAGTCCCTTTGTACCGGGGTTGTCAAAGTTCCTGGTTCCAATGTTGCTGAAATTCTCAAT GAGAATGAGAAGGAGAACACCACAAGCAATAGTATTAAACAATATGATATTGCTATTGTAGGAGGAGGCATGGTTGGCATGGCTTTGGCATCTTTCTTGG CAAGTGTGCCAATGACTAAGCAGTTGAGTGTTGCAATTATTGATAGCAATCCTGCTCTCAGTGGTAGCATGAGCATTAAGAAGGAAGATCCCCCTGATCCAAGAGTCAGTACAGTAACTCCAGCAACTATATCTTTTATGAAAG ATGCTGGTGCTTGGAAATATGTTGAGCAAAATAGACATGCATATTTTGACAAAATGCAG GTCTGGGATTATACTGGGCTGGGGTATGCTAGATACAATGCAAGAGATGTAAATAAAGACTTGCTTGG GTATGTAGCAGAGAATAAAGTTCTCCATAGTGCCTTATTGTCATGCATACAG GATTCTGATTTCAAGAGAACAATATATCCATTGAGGTTAAATTCAATGACTTTGAACCGAAGCAGCATGTCTCTAGTGGAGGAGAATATGAGCAGCAGAGAATCATCATCTGCTCAAGGCCAATGTGCAAGGCTGCAACTTAGTGATGGCAATAGCATATATGCAAAGTTGGTG GTTGGGGCCGACGGAGGAAAATCACGTGTTAGAGAATTGGCAGGATTCAAAACAACTGGATGGAACTATTCTCAGAATGCAATCATCTGCACAGTAGAGCATCCTTCTGAAAATCGATGTGCATGGCAGCGGTTTCTACCTACAGGACCAATTGCACTTTTACCCATCGGTGATAAGTTCAGCAATATTGTTTGGACCATGAGCCCAACAGAATCAAACCAGCGCAAATCAATTACTGAGGAAGAATTTTTGAAGGATGTGAACTCCGCTTTAGATTATGGATGTGGACCTCATCCTACTTCAAGCTTATCTGGAACCCGAGATGTGTTCTCTTGGTTTCAAATGGATACAACAGTATCAGCCAATGAATCCTTTGAAGTTCCACCGAAAATAACTTAG
- the LOC140184156 gene encoding uncharacterized protein has translation MVFPLSLRHANSYASKRVVLIGDAAHTVHPLAGQGVNLGFGDAYSLSRIIAEGIALGTDIGEVNLLKKYEAERKPANISMVAILESFQKAYSVDFGPFNILRAAAFHGANYIPPLKRSIISYASGEQNLPVFL, from the exons ATGGTGTTTCCTTTGTCTTTACGCCATGCCAACTCCTATGCTTCGAAACGTGTTGTTCTTATTGGAGATGCAGCCCACACTGTCCATCCTCTTGCTGGTCAAGGAGTCAATTTGGGTTTCGGAGATGCATATTCTCTTTCAAGAATTATTGCAGAGGGCATTGCTTTAGGCACTGACATCGGAGAG GTGAACTTGCTAAAGAAGTATGAAGCGGAGAGGAAACCAGCAAATATTTCCATGGTGGCGATCCTTGAAAGCTTCCAGAAAGCTTACTCAGTTGATTTCGGACCTTTTAATATACTTCGAGCTGCAGCCTTCCATGGCGCAAATTATATACCACCGCTGAAAAGAAGTATAATTTCTTATGCTTCCGGAGAGCAAAACTTGCCCGTCTTCTTGTAA